A region of the Callithrix jacchus isolate 240 chromosome 5, calJac240_pri, whole genome shotgun sequence genome:
ttatttattttgagacagtcttgccctgtagcccaggctgagtgcagtggcatgatttcagctcaccataacctccgcctgctagattcaagcgattctcctgcctcagcctccggagtagctgggattacaggcacatgccaccatgcccagctagttttttgtatttttagtagagacggggtttcatcatattgaccaggatggtttcgatctcttgacctcgtgatccacccacctcggtctcccagagtgctgggattacaggcttgagccaccgcgcccggcctagaaccTTGGAGTCTTACAGTCTACTTAGTCTTACAGTCTTATATAGTCTGTATATATAGTCTCATAGTGATTATAAGACTCTTGTTATGTGGCCTAAGAGTACTGTTCTTCTGTTACCAAGATAACAGAACAATTTCGTCTCTTATTAACTCGTATAGTTAAACGTTCTTAACCTCTGGCAGCCACTGATCTTCTTAGCATAATGTGTTTcactttcatccatgttgttcTGTATATCAATGGTTTGTTCCTCTTTATTACAGAGTGGTATTATATAGATATACCGGACTATCCACTCACCAATtgagacatttaggttgtttccagtatGGGGCGATTATGAATTAAGTGGTTAAAAATGCTCtcatacaggtttttgtgtgaacataggcTTTCATTTCACTTGGGTAAATAAAATTGCCAGACTCGTTTCCAAAGTTGCTCTACCATTTTGCAACGTATGCGAGTTCCAGTTGCTACACATTCATGTCAGCACTCAGTTTTGtcaggtaagaaaaaaatttaaccatTCTAATGTATACCGATTCTCATGAAGttcagtttatcagtttttttctcttttatagttTGTGTTTTTGGTGTATCTAAGAACTATCTTCTAAcacaaggtcacaaagattttcttctaaatgtcatctgtttcaaattaatttttgtacaagcATATCATTTTTTagccacaaaaataatataaGGTGAAAACAGTGACAAAAGCTAGTTCTCGCTATAGTGCAGGTTTCAGGTACTTTCCTGTAAGTGAACCCCTTTGTAGTACTCCATCTCATATGCAAAAAATTGCAATGATCTTGCTATTTAAAtatcttgtttgttttaaataagatTAGCCATATTCACAGAAACAGCAGCATTCAAAATATGTTGAAAGCAAAGGCAGAAGAAGAACCCCTttgtcccctcccttccttccagaaATCATACAGGACGAATACTAGCCCAGGGCAGGTCCTAGTGGCAATCCAtagtttatttacttatatttaaggataaaatatgtaaaatgagcTAGTGTTTTTCTCCCTGCCCTGGGGAAAAGGGTTGTCTAGGGGAAGGTATACCACTGCCCTGGTAAATCTTACAGGGATGCCTGTCTCCCTAGGACTGAGAAATAAGTGAACACTTTCTTCTGGGATTTGTTTCCTAGAGGCCACCTTCTTCTAAGCTCTGAACTTGAAGGTCTTAGCAAATGTTTCTTAGAGGATGACATTGTAAAACCTGTAACTTAGGAGAGTGGAATCATAAAAGAACATAATTTTGAAGCTAGAAGGGGACTTGGTCAGCTAGTCCAAATCTCTTATTAAGATCAAACCAAAATAAATGAACCGTGATATCCCTCGCATGGAATACTTActattcagcaacaaaaagggaATAAACTGTTGATATGTTCAACATGAATGAATTCTAAAAGAattgtgctgagtgaaaaaagtcaGACAAACACATATACAGTGTAAgtgaaaatacatttcatttatttaaaaaattctagattGGAcacggtgactcacatctgtaatcccagcactttgggaggctgaggcaggtatattgggtggatcgcttgagctcaggagttcgagaccagcctgggcaacatggcaagatcctgtctctacaaaagattcagaattagccaggcatggaggtgcacgcttgtagtcccagctactcacgaggttgaggcagaaggatcacctgagcccaggagatcaaggctgcagtgagccatgattgtgcctctgtactccagcctaggtgacagatcaagaccttgtctcaaaaaaaaatccagaaaatacaaattatagtgacagaaagctgTAATTACCTATGAATCTATAAGTGGGAAGGGGATGAGGAGGGATGGATTCAGAAGTATATGAGGAGATGTTTAGGTGTGATGGGTAGTTtaatcttgattgtggtgatggtttcacaggtaTATACAGATACGAAAATTCATCCAATAGCACACTtcaaatatatactatttattaTGTCACTTAAAGTTCAGTAAAGTTGtttatagaaaacaaaagaaatgagacaGTTTACTCAGAATATTTAGTAAATGGCTACTGTGTGCTAGATGCACATGCTTATGTGTTGGGGAATAACCTCAGCTTCTTCCCTGTGCAACTGTAGTCCTCTGATGTGACTAGAGAGAGACTGAAGATATATGGCCCATGCCTTCAGGAAGCGCACAGTCTGCTAAGAGAATGAGATAAATAAACAGATGATTTCAATCCAGGATGCTAGTGCTAAGACAGAGGAAaacaggctggtgtggtggctcacacctgtaatcccagctctttggaaagctgaggtaggctgattgcttgagcccagaatttcaagaccagcctgggcaacatggcaagaccctgtctctgcaatttaaaaaaaaaaatggctggttatggtggtatgcacctgtggtcccagttagtCGGTCCTAgtaactgtagtcccagttacttgggaagctcaggaaggaggctcacttgagcccagaaggtggaggctttAGTGAGTCAtggtcacactactgcactccagcctgggtgacagagtgagtctctatcCCTTTGGCGGGGGGGTGTcgaggggagaaaaaaaggaaagaaagaaaaaggaaatgtggggaaTATGAAGAGTCCAGAACATGGGTGTTATTGGGTGCCTTTTTCTGGGGAGGTTAGGGAAAGCTTAATGAAAGAGGGGAGCTGAACTGAGGCTTGCTGAGTCAGGTGGAAGAGTCTCCCCATCAGAGGGAACTTCATGGGCAGTTAGTGTAATGCAGCTTCCAAGAATTGTGTGTGGTTTGGCCTGACTAGAGTGAAGGACATAATAGGGGAGTAGCAAGAGAAGAAGAGGCTGGAGAGGCAGGGCCCTGGAGGGATGTTTGTGCTCCAAGATTGAACAAACAATGGGGCCAGTTCTAGACCTGTGTCACTGggacattgtcttttttttttgagacggagtttcgctgttgttacccagactggagtacaatggcacgatctcggctcatcgcaacctccgccttctgggttcaagcaattcacctgcctcagcctccggagtagctgggactacaggcgcgtaccaccatgcccagctaatttttgtatttttagtagagctggggtttcaacttgttgaccaggatggtctcgatctcttgacctggtgatctgcccgcctcggcctcccaaagtgctgggattataggcatgaaccaccgcacccagcctgggacATTGTCTTATCCAGACACTCAGCATGGACTTCCAGGGGCCAGGTTTTGAGGCTTTGACACTTAGAGCTAGCTGCTCAGTTGTAGCCTGGAAGCTGCTATATTCCCCAGGAATGTTTTAAGACCCCTAAAAggatgccgggcatggtggctcacgcctgtaatcccagcactttgtttgggaggctgaggtgggcagatcacgaggtcgggagttcgagaccagcctgaccaacatagagaaaccccatctctactaaaaaaatacaaaaattagccaggtgttgtggcgcacacctgtaatcccagctattcaggaggtggaggcagaagaatcgcttgaacccaggagatggaggtgcaTTGAGCAAAGGTTGTAGAGTGGTTTTCAGAGCAAACTAAGATGTTAAATTCAGGATACCATTGTTAGACCACATTAAAAATTCGGGCAGCAGTGCAGAACATGGCTGGCTCATGTCAGGCAGACTTCTCAGTGTAACTAGAGAAGGGAAACATGGACTGGGCTGGTTTTAGTGGAAGCAGACGCCAGACCGCATGGCAGCCTCTGGCTCCTGTTTATCCTATTTCCTGCACCCTCCAGCTGGAAGAAAGAAACTGATGTGTAAGCTAGAGGTTAAAGTAGGATTGCTGCTCTACGAGCATTTCTGTGATGTAGAAATCAAGTTTCTTACATGTCAAAAGGAGAGCTCCTATGCTCCCATTTAGGAGAATTGTAAATTGTCGTGGCACTTAAGATCTTCTAGAAGGCATGACAAGCGGTAAGTTTGGTGCCGTGGGTAGGGCTGGACCAAGAGACCAAAAAGTGCTTGTGGTGGTTTCCATGCCTGGGTCAGCCTGGGAAAGCTGCGGCCAGCACAGATGCCTGAAATCAAAGTGGGACCAGGAAAGGCCAGTGTGGATTAATGATCTCAGGTGAATTAACTATATCAGGCGATGTAAGGAGGGAAGATGATTTTAATGACATAGtgggtttgggtttttgttttcattttgtcccCTGGGCTAGTGAAAACAGTCCAATGTGGGCTGTATCGAGCTTTGTGGCTGTTTATTCTGCCCTCTCCTCCGCCCCCACGCCATCTGCCAGCGGGACCATTGGGACCATTGCCTGGCTCAGTACTCCCTTTTGCTGTGTCAGTCCTGGAAGGTCATGCTTGCTGTAACTGAGGTTGGTTTCCCAGATGGATGGGTGAAATGGATGTCTAACTATCGATCTGTTTTCTTGCATTTCAGTCGTTCCAAGGAAGTCAAGGACGAGCATACCTCTTTAACTCAGTGTGAGTGTCTCTGAATGGTACATTCCTTGTAGGGTGCAGATTTGAGGGATGGGAAAAAGCAATCCTTGATGATAATTAAACAATGGATCCTGCCCTCTCTGCCACAGTAAAACTCTGTGGAGCATTACTCTCCATACTTGGTGTCAGTTACCTTTGGGGAACATTTTTTGGCAGCAGCTCTGGCTAAAAATAATATGTTCACCACATTCCCCTCAAACGGCACATCagaggtctgtagtcccagagtGAAGAAGCTGAGGAGATTTTGAGAGCCTCAGCATGGGCTCAAGTGAGATCTGAGATGTGTGACTGGGGAGAATAGGGGTGAGCAAGACACCAGAATCTGCTGTGGGACcgaaagaggaaggaaggcccACTTAGTGCAGGTGCACAGTTTACAGGGCCCTCAGTCTCCCCTGGCACCAGGTTTACCGCCTCTTCCCTGGGAAAGGAAAGTGAAGGCCACATAAgcctgataaatataaaaaatggaaatctgGTGCGTGGCTTGAGCTGGGTGCCCTGTGAAGGAGCAGAACCTATTCAGCACCCAGGGGTCACTCCTTCCTGTATCGGGACCAGACTGTGCTGTCATGTTTGGCCTCTCCATCTTCATTCTGTCCTCAGTAAGCTGTGAGGACCAGTGCTCATGGCTGTGGACTTTACTGTGTGGCTGTCGGCTTGTCCCCTTAAGTCACAGATTTAAAGTAtttgttagaaaaattaaaatgttaagcaGACTCTCAACCATAAAGATTATTTTAGTATCCCTGCTCCCCTGGAACTTGCAGATCTGAATTTCCTTCCAGCTGAGATATTTCCCCACCATGGCCACCTATTGGGGGTTAGTTTAGATCTGTTCAGCTCAGGGTTGGCTCCCCTAGGGGCAGccttgcccagttaatttttgctgGAAGCTCAGCTTGAATGACTGATGTGCACGTCACTAACTACCCACTCTCTCTTTTTGTACCTTGACATAGAGTTAATGTGGGCTGTGGGCCTGCAGAAGAGCGAGTGTTGCTAACAGGACTGCATGCAGTCGCAGACATTTACTGTGAAAACTGCAAAACCACTCTGGGCTGGAAATATGTAAGTATAAAGGAAACGGGTTGGTAGAGGGCTGGGAAGGGAATCGCCAAGAGCCTTATGCTAGAAGAACACTTTCTTCCCATGGTTCGTGGAATTGCCTTAGACCAGGATAGTCACCACCACACTCATTCTTCCCTTTTTGTTGATATATTTCCCTCCTTCTATTCATTCCTTCACACCTACCCCTGAGACACACACCCCTTtagatttaataaataataatagtaatggcAAACAACATTTCTCAACAGATTACTGTATGGCAGGCATATATCAGCAGCCTCAGAGGTTAGGTGCTATCTTCACCTATTTTATGTATAGGGATACTGACACTTAAGGAGGGTAATAGCATGTCCAAGGTAATCTAGCCATTAAATAGCCACACCAGGATAGGAATCCATGTAAtagtctgttatttattttttatttttaaatttttcattctcAAAGGAGGTGGTCATGTCGTATTCTGACACAGAGCCCATGCCCCCCcccctttttaaatattaaacaaatttattttctaataaatagagatagggtctcactgtgttgctcgggttggcctcgaactcctgagctcaagaaatcttcccacctcagcttcccagagtgctgggattatagacatgatcCACCATTCCTGGCCCAGAACTCATGCTCTTAAGCCACTATACTTTGATGCTCCAATAAATATTCCTGAGACACCCAGGTCCCAGACCCTGAGCAAGGCATTATCAAAAACTGCCTTAATTAATATCCACTGTCAGATGAAGTCATGGCTGGACCTCTTTCAAATGGACAATTCTTCTTTCACTATTTAACTCAGCAAAAAATGTGAAGGTCCCTTTGGAGTCTAGGAGAAGTGGGCAGTTCTTTACTAGactgagaggaaggaagggccaGAGTCTGTTGCTTCAACATTGGGGACTGATAGTTCTGACATGCACTGAGGTCACAGTGTCACCACAGACACTGTGCCCCTAAAAATCCCTCTAGCTAGTGTTAAGAACCCTCTAGGCGGCTAGAGGCAGGTTCAAATTTGAGCTCCGTGACTGACTTTTCTGTGTGTCCTTGGACAAGCTACTTAGCTTCTCTGCTAGGTTTCCTCCTATTCACAGAGTTGGTTTGAGTGTTAAATAGGATAATGCCTGCAGAACGCTTAGGTCATCCCCATGCATGTAGCATATGTGCAGTGAAAATTAACTGAAATTgtcactgttattattattggCAGGTATTTTTCCCCCTGTATGTGTACATCCAGGCATTGCACAATCCTGTCCATTCTTGCCCTCCCTATCATTGTGAGGATATTGAAAAGTTGGTCTTCCTGTCTCTGGGAAGGCAATTTAGTCCATGTAAAATGTCTCAAATTCCCTATCCTGTCATGTGGCTCACAACCTGCCTCTGGTTTCTGAAGGAGCCTGAAGGAGTCATCAAACTTGCTGCAGAGTGATAATGATaggtcaatgtaggttcatccgTTGTAACAAATGTTCCAATCTGGTGTGGGATTTGGATAGTGGGGGAGTCTGCAGGTACGTAGTGGTatgtgggaaatctctgtactttctgctcagttttgctgtgaccCTAATGCTGCTCTAACTATAAcatcttttggaaaaaaatatatttatatacatataaaataatgcaaGCAATAGATGCCAGACATAGaattatgattccatttaaataGTCTGCAAATGtgcaaatgatttaaaaaaaaaaaaaaactgccccaGGTGGGGTCGGCACTGGAGCCTGGCAATCCTGCCTTTAGATTCCATTTTCCCCACCCCCCTGGAAATGTTCAGGATTACAAACAaaagtgaggccaggcacagtagctcaggcctataaccccagcagtttgggaggccaagtcaggcagatcacctaaggtcaggagtttgaaaccagcctggccaacatatagtgaaacaccccatctctaccaaacatacaaaaattagccagataggtggtgggcgtctgtaattccagctactcaggagactgaggcaggagaatcacttgaacccgggaagcagaggttgcagtgagctgagatcgagccattgcactccagcctgggccatacagtgagactctgtctcaaaaaaacaaaacaaaacaaaacaaaaaaaaacaacctagaCAGTGTGTTGTATGGTGCCAAGATGGGTTAGCCATGGGCTTCCTATGGTTGGGTTGGTTGTTCTTGTGGGAGAAGCTGGACTTGGCCATGTTGCTGGGGTCGGGGATACAGTTCTGATTTTGATTATACAGAAATGTCCATCACTTCTCGGcattttggctaagatcaagtacAGAAAAGgtctgctcctgctcctgcccctgTTTCCCAGACTCTTGGCTGTCTTACAACACTTGCCTTGAAGATGTGTTGTATTGTAGATACATGGCAAACCTGAGTTGGCTGGTTTTGCTCTGTGCTTGAGGTTCAGGTAAAATGATCATTCTTTCGACAAAGGTTTATCAAAAGCCTTTGACTAAATACATCCAGTGCCTGCCCTCAAAGCATTGACAGTCATGATGCCAGCTGAGGGGAAAACCAACATGAAAACAGATAAAACAGCCTGACAAGTACTGTGATGTGCACAGCACAGTAGGGAAGCATCCAGTACCCAAATACGGATCCATTATCTCCTATGTGCCGGCCCAGGGACTTTCGTTTCATTCCCTTGTTACCTCTGTGAAGCAGGTGTGAGTCTCCCAGTTCTGTAAGGGATGTTTCAGTGCTGGGAAGCAGTAGAGGCAGGATAAGTTGGGTGTTTCTGTTCACACCAGGTCTAGTACACTTTCCACTGGAATCCACTTCTGACATTTTCCAAGTGCTTGTGTGTCTCAGAActgctgatttattttatttaactttattttattttttattttttgagacagggcgcaggctggagttcagtggcacaatctggctcACGgaggcctcaacctcctgggcccagatgatcttcctgccttagcctcgtgagtagctgggtccacaggtgcacaccaccacacccagccaatttttttttggtagagacgaagttttgtcatgttgcccaggctgatctcgaactcctggcctctgtaatcttcctgtctcagcctcaaagggttagaattgcaggtgtgagccaccacgcccggctgaatGTTTTTTTCATAATAGGAATCTCATTTTCttagttttgctttctgcttcttcctccccaccccccaaacaCTATTACTATTACTGTGGAACAACAGATCTTATTCCCAAAACACATTGCTCTGTTGATATacgcatgtgcgtgtgtgtgtgcgccaaGACAGGGAATAATGAAGTGTCAGGGAAATGGCTGCTGTGGGGTGCCTGAGCTCTTGTTCTGAAACTCAAAGCCCCTGAACTCTAGAACAGAAGACACAGTTTATACAGCTGTGACCCAGAGCCCTCCAAGGGGACACCTCAGTTCCTTACTAATTCTGGGGGCTCCGGGAGAAAGGCTGATGTCCACTGCTTGTGCATATGGAGCTGAGACACAGGTGACCAGTGTTTTTCAGAGAATACACCAAGAAGTTCTTACATGTCTGTCTCTGCGAACAAAAGTGCCCTTTATTCTCTGCCTCTGCAGGACTTCTTTCGGTGGGGTTGATTAGCTGGGAAAGCGCACAGGGCTGTGGGTTTAGAAAAGGAATCTGCCAGGTGGTTAGTATGAAGTTCTCCCTCTGCGGCCCTGGCAATTAGGTGGGCTTAGGGGCTGCCAGGTTCTCCAGCCTGGAGTTTACACAGCTTCTGTCTCCACATATCTGACATAGAAACAGTAAGAAACCTGATTGCAAAGGAGACCTGTCTGGCCTCTCAGTATTTTGTTCCTCTCCCTAACAGGTACAATTTAAAATTAGAACCAGGCTTTCCTGTGTTCTTAGAAACTAGCAGGAATGACACTGAAACTTTATGGATCTATCCACAGGGCAGACTTCCATTAGCACCAGAAACCAAGGTCTGctaagatttatatatatatatataaatatgtaaatgtccCAATTCACTCAGCAGTGATGTATTGAAATtctgttatgtgccaggcagtcTTCTAAGGTACAGCAGTGAACTAAACATGAACATCTCTGTGCTCCATGAAGTTTGTATTGTAGTcacgggagacagaggttacataAAGTAGAAATGCACATTATACTGTATGTTCAGAAGTGACAAGTACAGTGGGGAAAACTGAAGCAGGGGTCAGGGCAGAATAACGAACGGGAGTGCTGGAATGGAAGTTGGGATTTTAAGTAGTGTAGTTAGGGAAGACCTGTCTTTGCAAAACAGGGTGACATCGTAAAGACTTAAATGAGTGAAGCTCCTGGAAAATTCTGTTGTAATATTGAGAAAGTCTTGGTGTTGCCTCAGTTCTGTAGCTAAGCGAGGGGGACATGAAGTGCTTGATGGGCAGGAACCATCTCACGGAGTCGAGGTGAAGCTGGGACCAGACTGCGGTGACCCTGATACCTGTCATCTGCCCCTGCTGCTCTGCtacaaaagttattttcttgaccgagtgcagtggctcacacctgtaatcccagaatgttgggaggccaaggcaggtggatcaccttagctcaggagttcgagactatcctggccaacatggtgaaaccccatctctactaaaaatacaaaaattagcctggcatggtggcaggtgcctgtaatcccagctactttggaggctgaggcaagagattctATGCTCAAACCtgtgaagtggaggttgcagtgagctgagactgcatcattatactccagtctgtgtgacagagtgagactctctgtctcaaaaaaaaaaaaataaataagtcatttTCTTGTCTTTAGTCATTCAgcatctcttttcttcctctgtatttcctaggAACATGCttttgaaagcagccagaaaTATAAAGAAGGCAAATACATCATTGAACTAGCTCACATGATCAAGGACAATGGCTGGGACTGATTGGACAACATCTACCCAACCCAGTGTCCACGTGAACGCCATTCAACCAAACATTCTTCCCAAGCGTGAGAGAGTGACTGACACTTGGTTCCATCCGTTTAGGGGCCTTGCCATCCGGGGCATCCTCCCACCCTGACGCCATCTTTCTGGTGACTGGCCTCTAAATcgctgtctctctgtctctttgctTTGTATCTGTTTGTGAGTTGATCCTGGCTTCTCTCTCTGTTCTAGTTTTggctgaaaacaaaacaacaaaaggaacAGATCCTTGACCACATGGCGGCAGCCCACCTCGGTGAGGGCCCCAGGGCCCATGTGAGAGCTGCCTGATGGCCTCTTGTCAGGAGAGCCGTGGCACGGGGGCgtgaggaagagggaaaggggaaaCTCTAAGGGTCCTGGCGGGGGGAAGGGGTGGAAGGGTGGAGGTAGGAACAAAATCATGCTGCTCCTGGAGACCTAATAACTTAGGCTTGAAATAATTGACTTGTCTAAaaggacaaagaggaaaaaaaaatacctcatgACTGCATTCTGTCTGACCAGAAGCTTCTGTTCCTGACACCAAATGTGCCAGGCTAGGAAATGAGCACAAGATGTGGCCCTGATTCTGGTTGGCGGGGCAAGGGCCTGGTTCCCCTGGGCTGAGTGGGGCTGTGTCCTGGCAGCAGCGAGTGACTTGGGCAATGGCCAGGTGAGTGTGATGACTCTCATGCCTCATTCAGCCTCTGGGCCATCATCATCTTTGCCTCTTTAGTCACCAGGGGTAAGGTGTGAGGGGACTGCCATTTGCAAGGGGCTTAACATCTGAATATCCCAAAGGCTTTGACCAGCAACTGAGTAAAGTGAGTAATTGAGGAGAGCAGGGCACAAAGTGGGCTGCGGCTTGGGAGCTCCTGAAGAAATGGCTCAGGTGTTGagccagagaaatacaaattaggaTCAGGTAGCAATTCTGACTGCCTTTCCTTCTGACCCCTCCTAAGAGGAGTGTGGTGCGGGAGGGGACTGGGTAGGGGTAATCCCAGGAAGGGTTTAGGTTTGAACCAATTCAGGCTCTGTGCATCTTTCCTCTTTGGCTTCTGTGGGGTGGACAGTTTCTTGTTCATagagtttcaggtgtttttctgcAGTCCCGTTACTGTAGACTATAGGAAGCACGGGCCCAAGGCTCTGAGTTTAGTGATAACCTGCCTGGTAGATTCCTCATGCCCCTAAGTGCCCAACTTAGGCTAGAATGTCTTGCATGGAGAGAAATCTGTTAGTGTGGTCCAGCAGCAGGGAGGAGTTCCAAATTC
Encoded here:
- the YPEL2 gene encoding protein yippee-like 2; protein product: MVKMTRSKTFQAYLPSCHRTYSCIHCRAHLANHDELISKSFQGSQGRAYLFNSVVNVGCGPAEERVLLTGLHAVADIYCENCKTTLGWKYEHAFESSQKYKEGKYIIELAHMIKDNGWD